The window AATAGTACAAAAGGCCGAGCGACCCCGGAAGTGACGTTAGCTCGGAGCGGCCTCTTTCCGGTTCCGGAGTGGAAGATCGCGTACGGCAACATGAAGCTGCTCACCCACAATCTACTGAGCTCACATGTGCGGGGGGTGGGGCCTCGTGGCTTCCCCCTGCGCCTCCAGGTACCGGCCTGGGGTCTCGCCCCTACCCCTGAGGGATGGAGAAACCCGGGTCGGGTCCCGGCCTCACTAGACCTCCCCGCCCCCAGGCCACCGAAGTCCGAATCAACCCCGTGGAGTTCAACCCCGACTTCGTGGCGCGGATGATACCCAAGGTGGAGTGGGCGGCGCTTCTGGAGGCGGCGGACACCGTGAGCACCGGTCCCCGCGGTCCCTGCCTCGGGAGGGGGGCGACCCCGCACCGCCCGCAGCCCTGCGTCCGGCCGCGCGTGGGGAGGGTTTCACGCCCAGGGACGATTTAGACCTCTCGCCCGCAGTTGCACCTGGTGGAGGTCCCCAAAGAGCCGATCGAGGGCTACGAGAACGACGAGACGTTTCTGAGAAAGATGCACCACGTGCTGCTGGAGGTGAGAAGCGACCCTCAGCTGCTTCCCCAGCCTCTCGCCTCGCCTCGAGCCCTAAGGCTGCCAGTGCTGAGCCCTGCCCCACCCTTCCACAGGTGGACGTGCTGGAGGGCACCCTGCAATGCCCGGAGTCTGGACGTCTGTTCCCCATCAGCCGCGGGATCCCCAACATGCTGCTGAATGACGAGGAAACCGAGACTTAGCTGCCAGGCACCAGTTTTGCCTTTTGTGACCGTGTGTATCTTTGTTGATATATATTTTGCTAGTTCTGCAGTGTGTAGCCCCAGCCCTTGACCCAATGACACACTGACCAGTGTTTTCGAGCTCCatagtatatcttttttttttttttttttttttctcattaaaggTTCAAAACCAAAAGCGGTTTCTCTTTGCagcaaatatacattaaaatagaGTCTCTGTACAGCCAAAGGCTCTGGGCCCTGGCTTGCCCCATGTCCCTGCGCCTCCCTGGCCaaacccaaaaataaatatagtgtTATTGCTCTGCAGGGCATAGAGGCAGTGCTCTCCCCACCCCCTGAGGAGGCTGGGTGGGAGCTGATGGGGGGCCCTGGCCACCCCAGGGGTCCAGGGGCTGGAGCCTACTTGGAGTTATTGCTTCAAGGGGGGGCACTAATGCCCAATGCAAATGAGGAGGAGAGGAGCGAAGGGGGCAGGGGCCTTTGCTCTCCAAATACCCCTCTGCTCTGGAGAGGGGACTGGATTAAGCAGCAGCAAAAGCATCACCCATTGGGAGACTGTGGCCtccatccccttccctccctgagATCAGGCTTCTGCCTCCCACATCCCCTGCAGCCCCCATATGGCTTCCGCAAGGCCCCTCTACACTCTTGGGGGCACGTTATGGCTTGCAAGGGACAGCATTGTGCCCAGACTCTGGGCATTCACATTCCCAGCTTCTGACACCCCCTTAAGAGGGGGGAGAGGAGGGCATGGGGCCTGCTCCCAGGGACTGATGGCATTGCCCTGGCCCTGCCAGCAGGCTGTGGCACTGCCCAGACCCCAGCTCTGCCCCCTTGGGGCTGACCCCATGCTGGGCAGTTCCTGCCAgcacccccacccttcccaccccttgcCTCAGTCCATCATGGCCTCGAGCATCTCCAAGAACAGCTTGTGCATGGGCACCTTGCCCTCCAGCTTCACCCCATAGAAATGGGCCAGCACTTTGCCCGCTGTCTGGCGGAGGAGTGGTAGCGTGAGCAGCAGCCTGCCCGCCCGTCGCCTCTCAGCTCCCCCTCCAGGGCCGGCCCGGCCGGCTTCGTACTCCAGCAGGGCCTCGTGCAGGGCTTCCCGCAGCTGTTCCACAGCCTCAGCATCTTCAATGTGCACCGAGTCTGCAAGGATGGGGAGAGGGCTGTTGGCCTGGGCTGCCTCTGGAAAAGGCAGAACCCACATCTCCTTGGGCACTGCTGGATGGGGCCTAAGGAGGGGCCAAACGGATTAGCTGATTGGCTGACTAAGGGGCACCACTCACTGCTCCTGCCCAGTAGCCACCCTTTCTCCCTCAACTATGACCACCTCTTAtcctccccaccttccctcccACTAAACTCTTTACCTTTCCAGGTTAGCAGGGCACTAGGGCTCAAAATCTTGTGTGCAGTTCAGGACCTGCCCTTGGCTTGCTTTGTGACTTTGAATAAGTCATTGGTCttccctaagcctcagttttccttatctgcaaaatgggactgTGCCACCATCACGGAGTTAACAGCTGAAGGGCCTTATGGAGATTCCGGTTGGGTGCTGCCCTGGACTTACCCGAATTGGCAAGGGCCAAAGCCTTCAGCAGGACATACTCCTCTCGCTCCAACCGTAGGGCCTGTAGCCGCCGCACCAGTTGCAGCAGGGCCGCCCCCAGCTCTCCCAGGCCAGCAGCCCGGGCTCCCTCTTCATCCAGGACCAGGTCCTCGGCAAAGGCCAGTTCATCCTGCAGTGGTAGTGAACGCTGGGCCACACCCAGCACTAGCACCTCCATCCATACGCTCTGCAGTACTGACATCTGGTCAGACAGCGACAGTGATGAGAAGCCTGGGGGGCAGTGGAGAGCAGGCCTGACTGAGCAAGGGACCCCAGCCTAACATGGCTGGGCCTCAGGGGAGTCCCAGGTCTTCTGGGCCCTTTACCTGGGATGCTCTTGGCCCAGCTGATAGTGACTACAATCTCTCGGTCGAAGAGGTCGCAGAGGGTAGCCACGGCCGGGAGGTGTCCGTCAGGGCCCGCGGGGTCAGGCATGGCATACAGCTTCTCAGGCTCCACCACCAGCAGGTGAGATACCAGTGCATTCACCGGGGCTGCAGGGACAGGTGGAGAGCTAGCCAGAAGCACTCCCGTCCAGCAGGCCTCGGGGCCCCTTGGACTACCATCTACCTAGGCAGTGCCCCTGGGGCCAGATGCCTCACCACCTCCCCAGGTGAGCCGTCTCTGGATGGGCTGAGATTAACCCTCCCCCCGACCTGCTACGTTACTTGGTTCCTGACACATGAAAAGTCACCTTACAAGTATTCCTTGGGGAAATGAGGACATGAATGGGTGGGGGTGAAACGGGTCCAGCACCCACGATGCTGCCCTGGGGGCAACCCTGCCGCAGAGCCCTAGGGTCCCTCTGCACTCTCACCTGTCTTCCGGGGGCCTCCAGCTACTGCCAGAGGGCCAGCAGGAAAGGGGCCTGGGAAGGGCAGCGGGTCCACCTCTGGCCGTCGCTTGTATTTCTGTCGCCCACCTCGGACGCGGTCCAGGCGCACCCCTTGAGTTGTAGGACGGGGTTGCATCCATGGGGCTGAGGCAGGCTTGTCTCACAGCCGTCCTCCCCAGCCCATTCGCTGCAGCTTCCCAGGGcttgcccccagccccagcccttgggGCCCAACCCCCCCGCCTCGCCCAGCCGCTGCCCAGCGCTCACCCTCCTTGAGCATGCCCACCCGCAGGCACTTGGTGAAGCGGCAGGCCTGGCAGGCCTTGCGTCTCCGCTTGGTGATCTCACACTCGTTGGAAGCTGGACAGCTGTACTCG of the Sciurus carolinensis chromosome 11, mSciCar1.2, whole genome shotgun sequence genome contains:
- the Esrra gene encoding steroid hormone receptor ERR1; protein product: MSSQVVGIEPLYIKAEPASPDSPKGSSETETEPPVTLAPGPAPARCVPGHKEEEDGEGAGPGEQGSGKLVLSSLPKRLCLVCGDVASGYHYGVASCEACKAFFKRTIQGSIEYSCPASNECEITKRRRKACQACRFTKCLRVGMLKEGVRLDRVRGGRQKYKRRPEVDPLPFPGPFPAGPLAVAGGPRKTAPVNALVSHLLVVEPEKLYAMPDPAGPDGHLPAVATLCDLFDREIVVTISWAKSIPGFSSLSLSDQMSVLQSVWMEVLVLGVAQRSLPLQDELAFAEDLVLDEEGARAAGLGELGAALLQLVRRLQALRLEREEYVLLKALALANSDSVHIEDAEAVEQLREALHEALLEYEAGRAGPGGGAERRRAGRLLLTLPLLRQTAGKVLAHFYGVKLEGKVPMHKLFLEMLEAMMD
- the Trmt112 gene encoding multifunctional methyltransferase subunit TRM112-like protein isoform X2 — translated: MKLLTHNLLSSHVRGVGPRGFPLRLQATEVRINPVEFNPDFVARMIPKLHLVEVPKEPIEGYENDETFLRKMHHVLLEVDVLEGTLQCPESGRLFPISRGIPNMLLNDEETET
- the Trmt112 gene encoding multifunctional methyltransferase subunit TRM112-like protein isoform X1; protein product: MKLLTHNLLSSHVRGVGPRGFPLRLQATEVRINPVEFNPDFVARMIPKVEWAALLEAADTLHLVEVPKEPIEGYENDETFLRKMHHVLLEVDVLEGTLQCPESGRLFPISRGIPNMLLNDEETET